In Brassica rapa cultivar Chiifu-401-42 chromosome A06, CAAS_Brap_v3.01, whole genome shotgun sequence, a single window of DNA contains:
- the LOC103872591 gene encoding protein YLS3, with protein MEVVRFAVAVVFVLFSVSSSKAEPTPAMGGGGGGGGDAHSMPCIQKLMPCQPYLHSVTPPPPASCCLPMKEIVEKDATCLCSVFNNVDMLKSLNLTKENALVLPKACGAKADISLCKSSNGTTTPSTGTTTTPPASSTGSGSTGASSSSTDKPTNSAPAINFAGASFASAFMALATIFF; from the exons ATGGAGGTCGTTAGATTCGCCGTCGCCGTCGTTTTTGTATTGTTCTCCGTCTCGTCATCTAAGGCTGAGCCTACACCGGCAATGGGtggaggcggaggaggaggaggagatgctCACTCAATGCCGTGTATACAGAAACTGATGCCATGTCAGCCTTATCTTCACTCGGTGACTCCTCCACCGCCCGCGTCGTGTTGCCTGCCGATGAAGGAGATCGTCGAGAAAGACGCCACGTGTCTTTGCTCCGTCTTCAACAATGTCGACATGCTCAAATCGCTTAACCTCACTAAAGAAAACGCTCTTGTTCTCCCTAAAGCTTGTGGCGCCAAGGCTGACATCTCGCTATGCAAATCCAGCAATG GCACCACTACACCTTCGACGGGAACTACCACAACTCCTCCGGCATCTTCCACTG GAAGCGGTTCCACCGgagcttcatcttcttcaacgGATAAACCAACAAACTCGGCTCCTGCCATCAACTTCGCCGGAGCTAGCTTCGCATCAGCTTTCATGGCATTGGCAACAATCTTCTTCTGA